From a single Bacillus pseudomycoides DSM 12442 genomic region:
- a CDS encoding TetR/AcrR family transcriptional regulator, giving the protein MSKSEETLSAIIEASYRLFAEHGIAKTTYTMIAEEVGIAKPSIYYYFKSKDALIEGLFDELCQAVQFSTFFKTDEFTKNNFIEKCIEIGLNIIDEQDKDPYFNRVLQEYLLLASRNNNYNERLLSIQREYLKGFEALLTKANSLQLIEDDNLTAKAHMLALVLDNIGNFMMFDTNMDYKQIWIEAVHSIFKGRVSHGN; this is encoded by the coding sequence ATGAGTAAAAGTGAGGAAACCCTTTCTGCAATAATCGAGGCAAGCTATCGTTTATTCGCAGAGCACGGAATCGCTAAGACCACATACACAATGATTGCCGAGGAAGTCGGAATCGCAAAACCATCTATTTATTATTACTTCAAATCTAAAGATGCGTTAATCGAAGGCTTATTTGATGAGCTATGTCAGGCAGTTCAATTTTCAACCTTCTTTAAGACTGATGAATTTACAAAAAACAATTTTATTGAAAAATGTATTGAAATTGGTTTAAACATAATCGATGAACAAGATAAAGATCCTTATTTTAACCGTGTCCTACAAGAATACTTGTTACTTGCATCTAGAAATAACAATTATAATGAACGGCTCCTTTCCATACAAAGAGAATATTTAAAGGGATTTGAAGCACTTCTTACTAAAGCAAATTCATTGCAACTTATTGAGGATGATAACCTGACAGCCAAAGCTCATATGCTCGCATTGGTGCTTGATAATATCGGGAATTTCATGATGTTTGATACAAACATGGATTATAAACAAATATGGATTGAAGCTGTGCATAGCATATTTAAAGGACGTGTTTCCCATGGAAATTAA
- the ileS gene encoding isoleucine--tRNA ligase, protein MEKVNVKESAVGRETRIRKQWNKQNIFEQSIRNREGAQSFVFYEGPPTANGLPHVGHALGRTIKDLVARYKTMTGYKVLRKAGWDTHGLPVELGVEKQLGISGKHEIEEYGIVPFIQKCKESVFTYEKQWREFTESIGYWVDMEAPYVTLENPYIESVWHILGTIHEKGLLYKGHRVSPYCPSCQTSLSSHEVAQGYKTVKDLSATVKFKVLHSQNEYFLGWTTTPWTLPANVALAVHPDMEYVKAQQADSVYIVAKELASNVLKEDYQVLSTHKGEELVGTSYAAPFPMDEVTNGYRVISADFVTGDSGTGLVHIAPAYGEDDYKVVQNQGLSFLHVVDEQGKYTEAVPFLQGKFVKECDVDIVRYLAQEGLLYSKEKYEHSYPHCWRCDSPLLYYAGESWFIRTTEIRETFLKNNDAVTWYPDHMKHGRFGKFLENMVDWNISRKRYWGTPLNVWECKNCDHQFAPKSIDELRKHSVGHTAENLELHKPYVDEVKVCCEKCGSSMTRTPEVIDVWFDSGSMPFAQYHYPFENKELFEEQFPADVIAEGVDQTRGWFYSLLAVAALYTGKVPYKRVLSLGHVLDEQGQKMSKSKGNALDPVELVEKFGADALRWALLVDSAPWNAKRFSERTVQEAKSKLVDTLVNVYSFYVLYTNLDKYNPKEKYEVKRTKLDEWVLSRLHSTVKQVRNALDEYQFTNAAREIAVLVDEVSNWYVRRSRNRFWESGMNPEKAAAYETLHEVLVTLSKLLAPFTPFVAEDIHLNLEGNSVHLTDYPTADEKLIQTKLEQEMNAVLQVVEMGRSNRNQHGLKVKQPLAELVLLEHHEQKVDWESYRDIVMDELNVKAFHVELDETQYTSYQLKLDFKTAGPKFGKNVNAVNQWLKQLSQEEVQNFVSTEKALCKLVSREEVVVTLEDVLVEQVPKVGFSNTTNGQYTVMLDTNVTDELLQEGVAREFIRAVQEYRKQLNLPVNLRVDVILDTEDELQNTLTKHKDLLEENLLVKQFTFKALSQEEDEISLGEKKVRIKLSPAS, encoded by the coding sequence ATGGAGAAGGTAAATGTAAAAGAATCAGCTGTAGGGAGAGAAACACGAATTCGCAAGCAGTGGAATAAGCAGAATATCTTTGAACAATCCATTCGAAATCGTGAAGGTGCACAATCTTTCGTTTTTTATGAGGGGCCACCAACTGCAAATGGACTGCCACACGTGGGGCATGCGCTCGGACGGACGATTAAAGATTTAGTAGCGAGATATAAAACAATGACTGGATATAAAGTACTTCGAAAAGCTGGATGGGATACACACGGATTACCGGTAGAATTGGGAGTTGAAAAACAGCTTGGTATTTCTGGTAAACATGAGATTGAAGAGTACGGAATTGTACCATTTATTCAAAAATGTAAAGAAAGTGTATTTACGTATGAGAAGCAGTGGCGTGAATTTACTGAGAGCATTGGATATTGGGTCGATATGGAAGCCCCGTACGTAACTTTGGAAAATCCTTATATCGAGAGTGTATGGCATATTCTTGGGACTATTCATGAAAAAGGGCTGCTATATAAAGGACATCGAGTTTCGCCATACTGTCCAAGTTGTCAAACATCACTTAGTTCACATGAAGTAGCGCAAGGATATAAAACAGTAAAAGATTTAAGTGCAACGGTAAAGTTTAAAGTATTGCATAGTCAAAATGAATACTTTCTTGGATGGACAACAACGCCATGGACTCTTCCAGCCAATGTAGCACTTGCTGTACATCCAGATATGGAGTATGTGAAAGCACAGCAAGCTGATTCGGTTTATATTGTTGCAAAAGAGCTGGCAAGCAATGTATTAAAAGAAGATTATCAAGTATTGTCTACCCATAAAGGAGAAGAATTAGTAGGTACTTCATATGCAGCACCATTTCCTATGGATGAAGTTACGAATGGCTATCGTGTTATTTCGGCAGACTTTGTTACGGGAGATAGTGGTACGGGGCTTGTTCATATCGCACCAGCGTATGGAGAAGATGATTATAAAGTTGTACAGAATCAAGGATTATCATTCCTTCATGTTGTGGATGAACAAGGTAAGTATACGGAAGCTGTTCCATTTTTACAAGGGAAGTTTGTGAAAGAATGTGATGTTGATATTGTTCGTTACTTAGCGCAGGAAGGATTGTTATACTCTAAAGAAAAATATGAACATAGTTATCCGCATTGCTGGCGCTGTGATTCACCACTCTTGTATTATGCTGGAGAAAGCTGGTTCATTCGGACAACTGAGATCAGAGAGACATTCTTAAAGAATAATGATGCAGTCACATGGTATCCAGATCATATGAAACATGGGCGATTTGGAAAGTTTTTAGAGAATATGGTGGACTGGAATATTAGCCGAAAACGATACTGGGGAACACCGTTAAACGTATGGGAATGCAAAAACTGTGATCATCAATTTGCACCGAAGAGCATCGATGAATTAAGAAAACATAGCGTAGGGCATACAGCAGAAAATTTAGAACTGCATAAACCGTATGTAGATGAAGTGAAGGTATGCTGTGAAAAATGTGGTAGTTCGATGACTCGTACGCCAGAAGTAATCGACGTTTGGTTTGATAGCGGTTCGATGCCATTTGCACAGTATCATTATCCGTTTGAAAATAAAGAGCTTTTTGAGGAACAATTTCCAGCTGATGTAATCGCTGAAGGTGTCGATCAAACGCGTGGTTGGTTTTATAGTTTATTAGCAGTAGCGGCTTTATATACCGGAAAAGTACCATATAAACGTGTATTATCTCTTGGGCATGTGTTAGATGAACAAGGACAGAAAATGTCTAAAAGTAAAGGGAATGCATTAGATCCAGTAGAATTAGTCGAGAAATTTGGTGCAGATGCATTAAGATGGGCACTTCTTGTTGATAGTGCACCTTGGAATGCAAAGCGTTTTTCTGAAAGAACTGTGCAAGAGGCGAAGTCAAAACTAGTAGATACACTTGTGAATGTATATAGCTTCTATGTTTTATATACAAACTTAGATAAATACAATCCAAAAGAAAAGTATGAGGTCAAGCGGACGAAATTAGATGAGTGGGTATTATCACGTCTTCATAGTACAGTGAAACAAGTAAGAAATGCATTAGACGAGTATCAATTTACAAATGCAGCGCGTGAAATTGCGGTTCTTGTAGATGAGGTTAGTAACTGGTATGTAAGACGTTCGCGCAATCGTTTTTGGGAGTCTGGCATGAATCCTGAAAAGGCAGCTGCATATGAAACGCTTCATGAAGTGCTTGTTACGCTTAGTAAATTACTTGCTCCGTTTACTCCATTTGTCGCGGAAGATATTCATCTTAACTTAGAAGGAAATAGTGTTCATTTAACAGATTATCCAACAGCGGATGAAAAGCTTATTCAAACCAAGTTAGAGCAAGAAATGAATGCCGTTTTACAAGTTGTTGAGATGGGACGTAGCAACCGAAATCAGCATGGATTAAAAGTGAAGCAACCATTAGCAGAGCTTGTATTACTTGAGCACCATGAGCAGAAAGTGGACTGGGAATCCTATCGTGATATTGTTATGGATGAACTGAACGTAAAAGCATTTCATGTAGAATTAGATGAAACACAGTATACATCGTACCAATTAAAGCTCGATTTTAAGACTGCAGGACCGAAGTTCGGGAAGAACGTTAACGCTGTAAATCAATGGCTAAAACAATTATCGCAAGAAGAAGTACAAAACTTTGTTTCGACTGAAAAAGCATTGTGTAAGCTTGTATCTAGGGAAGAAGTTGTTGTAACGCTTGAAGATGTATTAGTAGAACAAGTACCCAAAGTAGGGTTTTCTAATACTACAAATGGACAATATACGGTAATGTTAGATACGAATGTGACAGATGAACTATTACAAGAAGGAGTGGCGCGAGAATTTATTCGAGCTGTTCAAGAGTATCGAAAACAATTGAATTTACCAGTTAATTTACGAGTAGATGTTATTTTGGATACAGAGGATGAATTACAAAACACTCTAACAAAGCATAAAGATTTATTAGAAGAAAATTTATTAGTAAAACAATTTACGTTTAAAGCATTGTCACAAGAAGAGGATGAAATTTCTTTAGGTGAGAAAAAGGTTCGTATTAAACTGAGTCCAGCTAGCTAA
- a CDS encoding DUF418 domain-containing protein: MEIKRRIIGLDFARAWAMFGMLIVNFMVITGAEGNGPPWLIAFMSLFEGRASALFVILAGIGISLMTKSSVPSSNPIKIMASRKMIWKRSLFLFVLGLLLYTIDWAGDILHYYGVYLFIAAFFITINKKILLWLSILILLIAQYLQLTFNAFEGWGGPIPFINYIDFWSVKGFLRNLFFNGYHPIFPWFSFFLVGMLIGRMDLHNNKIRKKLLIISLIISTTAELLSKVLTHFFIPYIGKESSTFLFNTGPILPNILYILSATGSALIILILCLFITERYEKNWFIGAIVKTGQLTLTHYVSHVILGIGTLILLHRLENQSLSFVLIFAICFFIFSILFSILWRNKFSRGPIEWIMRKITG, encoded by the coding sequence ATGGAAATTAAAAGAAGAATTATTGGATTAGATTTTGCTAGAGCATGGGCTATGTTTGGAATGCTAATTGTTAATTTCATGGTTATAACCGGGGCTGAAGGTAATGGCCCTCCATGGTTAATAGCCTTTATGTCACTATTTGAGGGTCGCGCTTCTGCTCTATTTGTCATACTTGCAGGTATAGGAATCTCCCTTATGACTAAATCATCCGTTCCTAGTAGTAATCCAATTAAAATTATGGCTAGTCGAAAAATGATTTGGAAGCGATCGTTGTTCTTATTTGTATTAGGCTTATTGTTGTACACAATCGACTGGGCAGGTGATATATTACACTACTACGGCGTGTATCTCTTTATTGCAGCCTTCTTCATTACAATAAATAAAAAGATATTGCTTTGGTTATCGATACTCATTTTACTCATTGCACAATACCTCCAATTAACCTTTAATGCCTTTGAAGGCTGGGGAGGCCCCATTCCTTTTATAAACTATATAGATTTCTGGTCAGTAAAAGGATTCCTCCGTAATTTATTCTTTAACGGCTACCACCCTATTTTCCCATGGTTCTCGTTCTTCTTAGTTGGTATGCTGATTGGACGAATGGATCTTCATAATAATAAAATTAGAAAAAAACTATTAATAATCAGCCTAATCATTTCAACAACTGCTGAATTGTTGTCAAAAGTATTGACTCATTTTTTCATCCCCTATATCGGAAAAGAATCCTCTACCTTTTTATTTAATACAGGACCTATTTTACCAAACATTTTATACATCTTATCTGCCACCGGATCTGCTTTAATAATCTTGATTCTTTGCTTATTTATTACTGAGAGGTATGAAAAAAATTGGTTTATTGGGGCCATCGTTAAAACCGGACAATTAACTTTAACTCATTATGTAAGTCACGTCATTTTAGGCATCGGAACATTGATCCTTTTACACAGACTTGAAAATCAATCTTTATCTTTCGTATTAATATTTGCCATTTGTTTCTTCATTTTTAGTATATTATTTAGTATTTTATGGAGAAATAAATTTTCTAGAGGACCTATAGAGTGGATTATGAGAAAAATCACTGGATAA
- a CDS encoding M36 family metallopeptidase, protein MFKKRMVAIATAIPLVLGTVSVVSAVEEKQVKIDRYSPQEKAAEYLKANAAQYSLKTDLSDLQYISTTDTQVASYVRFQQVVNGSPVFSKQITVTLNGKGQGVLAVSDYQPVQNVKEIKQKISEKDAEQKSKVYVGGESEQNLWAPTMKEFGYIIEEGVAIPVYRVVVHSNQPFGAWETFIDAENGKLLKKVDINRKAEGTGKVFLPNPVVTSGSVTGLKDNNDADSAALNNQLKTVTLKGLNGTGFLVGDYVTISSKAKTKSSTLQFNYTRSNDSFEDVMAYYHIDTLQRYIQQIGFKNINNRSIKVNVNGTRDDNSFYSPSTKDLTFGTGGVDDAEDAGIIAHEYGHSIQDNQVPGFGSSPEGGAMGEGFGDFLGATYEDATSTTGYGKACVGEWDATSYSSSNPTCLRRLDNNKVYPRDVQNEVHADGEIWSQGEYEMAQSFGRDVATKIILQSHWSLTPNAKFRDGAKAIKQADALLYGGQHAAEIDRIWTARGISTN, encoded by the coding sequence ATGTTCAAAAAAAGGATGGTAGCAATTGCTACAGCAATACCGTTAGTGTTAGGTACAGTATCGGTTGTTTCAGCGGTAGAAGAGAAACAAGTTAAGATAGACAGGTATTCTCCTCAGGAAAAAGCAGCCGAATATTTAAAAGCGAATGCCGCGCAATATTCATTAAAGACAGATCTATCAGACTTACAGTATATTTCAACTACTGATACACAGGTAGCTTCATATGTTAGATTTCAACAAGTAGTAAATGGTTCCCCTGTATTTTCAAAACAAATAACCGTGACTCTTAATGGAAAAGGACAAGGGGTACTTGCTGTTTCTGATTATCAGCCTGTTCAAAATGTGAAAGAAATAAAGCAAAAAATTAGTGAAAAAGATGCAGAGCAAAAATCAAAGGTATATGTTGGTGGAGAAAGTGAACAAAATTTATGGGCTCCAACAATGAAAGAATTCGGGTATATCATTGAAGAGGGAGTTGCCATTCCTGTATACCGAGTTGTAGTTCACTCCAATCAACCATTTGGTGCATGGGAAACATTCATTGACGCTGAAAATGGAAAACTACTAAAAAAGGTAGATATAAATCGTAAAGCGGAGGGAACAGGGAAAGTGTTTTTGCCGAATCCTGTCGTAACAAGTGGTAGTGTAACTGGATTAAAGGATAATAATGATGCAGATTCAGCAGCATTAAATAATCAATTAAAAACAGTTACTTTAAAAGGCTTAAATGGAACAGGCTTTTTAGTTGGAGATTATGTCACAATTTCTTCAAAGGCAAAAACAAAATCTTCAACTCTTCAATTTAATTACACACGTTCAAATGATAGTTTTGAAGATGTAATGGCATATTATCATATCGATACTTTACAACGTTATATCCAGCAAATAGGATTTAAGAACATTAACAATCGCTCTATTAAAGTAAATGTGAACGGAACGAGAGATGATAATTCTTTCTATTCCCCGTCAACAAAAGATTTAACATTTGGAACTGGTGGAGTAGATGATGCTGAAGATGCAGGAATCATCGCACATGAATATGGGCATTCGATTCAAGATAATCAAGTTCCGGGCTTTGGTAGTTCTCCAGAAGGTGGGGCGATGGGAGAGGGATTTGGAGATTTCTTAGGTGCAACTTATGAAGATGCTACATCAACTACAGGATATGGAAAAGCATGTGTAGGAGAATGGGATGCGACTTCTTATTCAAGTTCAAATCCAACATGTTTGCGTCGATTAGATAATAATAAGGTGTACCCAAGAGATGTGCAAAATGAAGTACATGCAGACGGAGAAATTTGGTCCCAAGGAGAGTATGAAATGGCACAATCCTTTGGCCGTGATGTAGCCACAAAAATCATTTTACAATCGCACTGGTCATTAACGCCAAATGCTAAATTCCGTGATGGGGCAAAAGCGATTAAACAAGCAGATGCTCTTCTATATGGTGGACAACACGCGGCGGAAATTGATCGGATTTGGACGGCAAGAGGAATTAGTACAAATTAA
- a CDS encoding PadR family transcriptional regulator → MTRLMVLGLLMQYGPMSGYELQQAMQSAQTDTWAGVFPASIYHALKKMDKEGLVELDAVEKTGNRSKAIYSVTPAGKDEFYTLMLQSFQQSSVVFPTELYTALTFFDTNTVSLEHISSALQDQKKKIIEMYENMKAGQSIKEKMIDIPEHVSLIFENIYEQCEIQLRFIEKMEKMLSRLENKKNTEEK, encoded by the coding sequence ATGACACGTTTAATGGTGCTAGGTTTACTCATGCAATACGGTCCTATGTCTGGATACGAATTACAACAAGCTATGCAATCAGCACAAACAGACACTTGGGCAGGTGTTTTTCCCGCTTCGATTTATCATGCTTTAAAAAAAATGGATAAAGAAGGATTAGTAGAGCTTGATGCCGTTGAAAAAACGGGCAATCGTTCCAAAGCAATTTATAGTGTTACACCTGCTGGAAAAGATGAATTCTATACACTCATGCTTCAGTCATTCCAGCAATCTTCAGTCGTATTCCCAACAGAGTTATATACAGCACTTACTTTTTTCGATACAAATACTGTTTCTCTTGAACACATTTCATCCGCCTTACAAGATCAAAAAAAGAAAATTATAGAAATGTACGAGAATATGAAAGCTGGACAATCTATTAAAGAAAAAATGATAGACATTCCAGAGCATGTGAGCCTGATTTTTGAAAATATTTATGAACAATGTGAAATACAGCTACGTTTCATTGAAAAAATGGAAAAAATGTTATCTCGATT
- a CDS encoding bacteriocin-processing peptidase family protein, whose amino-acid sequence MLEFRRLEMCLKEKRFVDGLQDVNNEIAHIKETNTFSYVKEWLSLISGHEEFDTLIRLTDEGLMHQYSAFLIRYSYKKFPNMRTLSLYCDELIDDRKVLDAEKLLKDALDDIKAEQIDSDILSKAYFTLVRCLLEMKRNEEAFQYMKKAESYSTRPVFDKWGYFYIQIGEWEKAEHSLLAGMEHKENEELAVYLLSQLYAYKGEQKRALQLINDAIDQFPQVPYFYFEKVKHLLDLQCYEEMLTVIDKIDQILPYHSYKAYFTHLRAEALYKMNKNEELLALLKTEVCLKESLYHNIEKYPNGKKVRLPLVPIVQKDNYCVPASLEMMLRLWGESRTQDEVANHIFDVTGSKFSDTVTYLEELGYVCRYFKGNEKNYKALLDQNIPVLLSIDIEHASHVQVLSGYDDQLQSFFVQDPNFLEPLFVEYEKLQERYRYTDGLSIVFVPKEKKEQLSFLVEEEDVYFRKLFSLTDHLEEQDKKGIEKLVSFLQETNENPYTWLYTIKHMDVEVNQEFILFCAERLMERYPDSDFVKLHSAQCFIRIQDLERASDVLQSIEKKNNQALYHFIHGRYSLEKEEYEEAISSFRSSLQLDADQPIAWSFLALSYMYIDQSEQGLQMSQIALQRHPDRFILVNHGLVLIDLERYEEAYEVFNDLLKEYKYEAHIWYERAKCAHQMEKLHLAIKGLRIAIQLDKTVPYPYVKLSEIYESDLEDKKSAEAILSQGIENCEESSSLYTRLGDLYFQNDEFEEAEKIYKRSLEGNDGDIYSHFGLVQIYMAKEQYNDAKHYIFSMEKKFEQNDEFLMNAGMVLWDAEMELGANEEQLKIALSKLENGIRCLKNNTANVLEEYVNRVEGTPFVQRGIAFLRKLEKERADITEYGCYAGILYESLGQYDQAMKRYHQAIKHRPSTLPYFRIGESLMVLGELEDAKRAYESCLEIDANFIGVHLKLAEIYEKEENRLKEQHHMLQAMIQEPMIVNMEYLAELSVENSLHKELLSELEKLAGRVNEMWRLDALAYVYGAMKDVDKEQELMEEALQMDEEHVEVRYHYAKVLVKKRNPEAITFVTNLIKQDIENERVFEVYVQAMEQRRKLSQIRDSLHLLPIKKKERSTAFMYAASALAERLSKQQQNEEPKKSILTRAFYRMKNRAKEISLITIVIDLFEISLKFNAKNSMAAQRLAIFYENGNMITEAIDVLQTSLENIWNTSAARQLVNLLIEHGDENEEMLRDALEIIKQMCKEEPNDYDMLLLHSNVLFMLGEGKQAEKICLQLIERMPFVSHAFLALAEIYQSEERFEESIAMLEEGVLHHPQDHAMFLALAASYHQIGKTERAEELTNHILSFDSSDLLVRYNRAYYLAVLNRNAEAKAELETVLHEDETGFFAELAEEDEELEEVWETIK is encoded by the coding sequence ATGTTAGAATTTAGGCGATTAGAGATGTGTTTGAAGGAGAAACGATTTGTAGATGGATTACAGGATGTAAATAACGAAATTGCACATATAAAAGAAACCAATACGTTCTCCTATGTGAAGGAATGGCTTTCTTTGATTTCAGGGCATGAGGAATTTGATACGCTAATCCGTCTTACAGATGAAGGGCTTATGCATCAATATAGTGCCTTCCTAATTCGCTATTCATATAAAAAATTTCCAAATATGAGAACGCTCTCTTTATATTGTGATGAGCTAATTGATGACCGAAAAGTACTTGATGCTGAAAAGTTATTAAAAGACGCTTTGGACGATATAAAGGCAGAACAAATAGATTCTGATATTTTATCAAAAGCCTACTTTACATTAGTAAGATGCCTTTTAGAAATGAAACGAAATGAAGAAGCATTCCAATATATGAAAAAAGCTGAGAGTTATAGTACACGTCCAGTCTTTGATAAATGGGGCTATTTTTATATACAAATAGGAGAATGGGAGAAAGCGGAGCACTCACTTTTAGCGGGGATGGAACATAAGGAAAATGAAGAACTAGCGGTTTATTTATTATCACAGCTATATGCATATAAAGGTGAACAGAAACGAGCATTGCAATTGATTAATGATGCGATAGATCAGTTTCCGCAAGTACCGTATTTTTATTTCGAAAAGGTGAAACATTTACTAGATTTACAGTGTTATGAGGAAATGTTAACTGTAATAGATAAGATCGATCAGATATTACCGTACCATTCGTATAAAGCTTATTTTACACATTTACGTGCAGAAGCGTTGTATAAAATGAATAAGAACGAGGAGTTACTTGCTCTATTAAAAACGGAAGTATGTTTGAAGGAGTCACTATATCATAATATAGAAAAATACCCGAATGGGAAAAAAGTAAGATTGCCATTAGTACCAATCGTACAAAAAGATAATTATTGTGTTCCAGCGAGCTTGGAGATGATGCTTCGCTTATGGGGAGAAAGTCGTACACAAGATGAAGTCGCAAATCATATATTTGATGTAACAGGATCAAAATTTTCAGATACGGTTACTTATTTAGAAGAATTGGGCTATGTTTGTCGTTATTTCAAGGGGAACGAAAAGAACTATAAAGCATTACTCGATCAAAATATTCCTGTTTTATTAAGTATAGATATTGAACATGCATCCCATGTTCAAGTTCTTTCTGGATATGATGATCAGTTACAATCTTTTTTTGTTCAAGATCCTAATTTCTTGGAACCGCTTTTTGTTGAATATGAGAAGTTACAGGAAAGATATCGCTACACCGATGGTTTATCTATCGTATTTGTTCCTAAGGAGAAAAAGGAACAATTGTCATTTTTAGTAGAAGAGGAAGATGTATACTTCCGAAAGCTATTCTCTCTGACGGATCATTTAGAAGAGCAGGATAAAAAAGGGATTGAAAAACTCGTATCATTTTTACAAGAGACAAATGAAAATCCATACACGTGGTTATACACAATCAAACATATGGATGTTGAAGTGAATCAAGAGTTTATTCTTTTTTGTGCTGAAAGGTTAATGGAAAGATATCCGGATTCAGATTTTGTTAAGCTACATAGTGCACAATGCTTTATCCGTATTCAAGATCTGGAGCGGGCTAGTGATGTCTTGCAAAGTATTGAGAAAAAGAATAATCAAGCATTGTATCATTTTATACATGGCCGTTATTCTTTAGAGAAAGAAGAGTATGAGGAAGCAATTTCTAGCTTCCGCTCATCGTTACAATTAGATGCGGATCAGCCAATCGCATGGAGTTTTCTGGCATTATCATATATGTATATAGATCAGTCTGAACAGGGCTTGCAAATGTCGCAAATTGCATTGCAACGTCATCCAGATAGGTTTATTCTTGTGAATCATGGTTTAGTTTTAATAGATTTAGAGCGTTATGAGGAAGCATATGAAGTATTTAATGATTTATTGAAAGAATATAAGTATGAAGCACATATATGGTATGAAAGAGCCAAATGTGCGCATCAAATGGAGAAATTGCATTTAGCAATCAAAGGACTTCGCATCGCCATTCAATTAGACAAAACGGTACCATATCCATATGTAAAACTCTCAGAAATATATGAATCAGATCTAGAAGATAAGAAGAGTGCAGAAGCAATTTTATCGCAGGGTATCGAAAATTGCGAAGAATCATCATCATTATATACTCGATTAGGGGATTTGTATTTTCAAAATGATGAATTTGAAGAAGCTGAAAAAATATATAAACGTTCTTTAGAAGGAAATGATGGAGACATTTATTCTCATTTTGGTTTAGTTCAAATTTATATGGCAAAAGAACAGTATAATGATGCAAAGCATTATATTTTCAGCATGGAAAAGAAATTTGAACAAAATGATGAGTTTCTAATGAATGCAGGAATGGTATTGTGGGACGCTGAAATGGAATTAGGGGCTAATGAAGAACAATTAAAGATAGCGTTGTCAAAGTTAGAAAATGGCATCCGATGTTTGAAAAATAATACAGCGAATGTTTTAGAAGAATATGTAAATAGAGTTGAAGGGACACCATTTGTACAACGTGGGATAGCATTTTTAAGAAAACTAGAAAAAGAAAGAGCGGATATTACCGAGTATGGCTGTTATGCTGGTATTTTATATGAATCTCTTGGACAATACGATCAAGCAATGAAACGATACCATCAAGCAATAAAGCATAGACCGAGTACTCTTCCGTATTTTCGTATTGGTGAATCCCTTATGGTATTAGGGGAATTGGAAGACGCAAAAAGAGCATATGAATCTTGCTTAGAAATAGATGCAAACTTTATAGGAGTACATTTGAAGTTAGCGGAAATATACGAAAAAGAAGAAAACCGTTTAAAAGAACAACATCATATGCTTCAGGCAATGATCCAAGAACCGATGATTGTAAATATGGAGTATTTGGCAGAGCTTTCAGTAGAAAATTCTCTTCATAAAGAGCTTCTATCTGAGTTAGAGAAATTGGCTGGCAGAGTGAATGAAATGTGGCGTTTAGACGCTCTTGCATATGTATATGGCGCCATGAAAGATGTAGATAAAGAACAAGAACTAATGGAAGAAGCTTTGCAAATGGATGAAGAACATGTGGAAGTACGATATCATTATGCAAAAGTACTTGTTAAAAAGCGAAATCCGGAAGCAATTACATTTGTTACAAATTTAATAAAGCAAGATATTGAAAATGAACGTGTATTTGAAGTGTATGTTCAAGCGATGGAACAAAGGCGGAAATTATCTCAAATACGAGATTCTCTTCATTTGCTGCCAATTAAGAAAAAAGAAAGAAGTACTGCATTTATGTACGCTGCATCTGCACTTGCTGAGAGACTGAGTAAGCAACAACAAAATGAAGAGCCAAAGAAATCAATCCTTACAAGAGCATTTTATCGAATGAAAAACCGTGCGAAAGAAATTTCCCTTATTACAATTGTTATTGATTTATTTGAAATTTCCTTAAAATTTAATGCTAAAAATAGTATGGCAGCGCAGCGTTTAGCGATATTTTATGAAAATGGGAATATGATTACAGAAGCGATAGATGTATTACAAACATCTTTAGAAAACATTTGGAATACTAGCGCGGCACGGCAACTTGTAAATCTTCTCATCGAACATGGTGATGAAAATGAAGAGATGTTAAGAGATGCTCTTGAAATAATAAAGCAGATGTGTAAAGAAGAGCCAAATGATTATGACATGCTCTTGTTACATTCAAATGTTTTGTTCATGTTAGGGGAAGGAAAACAGGCAGAAAAGATCTGTTTACAATTAATCGAAAGAATGCCTTTTGTGAGCCATGCATTCCTTGCTCTAGCGGAAATATATCAAAGTGAAGAAAGATTTGAAGAGTCTATTGCAATGCTGGAAGAGGGAGTACTGCACCATCCGCAAGATCATGCAATGTTTCTCGCTTTAGCAGCGTCTTATCATCAGATTGGAAAAACAGAAAGGGCAGAAGAACTAACAAATCATATACTATCTTTTGATTCTTCAGATTTATTAGTTCGATACAACAGAGCATACTATTTAGCTGTTTTAAATCGAAATGCTGAAGCGAAAGCAGAACTTGAAACGGTTCTTCATGAGGATGAAACTGGATTTTTTGCAGAGCTTGCAGAAGAAGATGAAGAGTTAGAGGAAGTGTGGGAAACAATAAAGTAA